The proteins below come from a single Lodderomyces elongisporus chromosome 3, complete sequence genomic window:
- the PEX13 gene encoding Peroxisomal membrane protein PAS20 has translation MSTSAPRTKPWEVSQGTSAASTQQSQASNTATTSTTTNSNTSTGVNPGVPDRPSSLTSDFNNMADSSPYGSNNTYGTNTTYGSTNRYGSGYGSGYGSGMYGSSYGSGYGSGMYGSSGMYGSGYGSGMYGSGYGSYGSGMYGGGGMYGSGMYGGGGMYGNNNPMMQGGFGEGTQATFQLIESIIGAVGGFAQMLEATYMATHSSFFTMVNLAEQFGNLKNALGSLLGIFALIKFVKKMFAKLTGVDYNNGMNMGEFMKFEKQQKKLEESARRQAGGGQAGKQGKGRMSLKPLLLFLAASIGFPYLLSKAIQMLNEQNRRKQLEMQQQQQQQQQQSQMELQNNRNPFDPSNLQFAKALYEFNPENPQIEIELKPNELVAILSKLDPMGQESKWWKVRSRSGAMGYVPSNYLSVIERKPQQQQIQNGPASVSSSTLQQQPPLKQAESAPAGKVPTQGLKPEKLLEEYKNF, from the coding sequence ATGTCGACATCAGCCCCAAGAACAAAACCATGGGAGGTATCACAAGGCACAAGCGCAGCTTCAACGCAGCAATCACAGGCTTCCAACACCGCCACCACctctaccaccaccaatagTAACACATCCACAGGAGTAAATCCTGGTGTACCTGATCGTCCAAGCTCACTCACCTCTGATTTCAATAATATGGCAGACTCGTCACCCTATGGCTCAAACAATACATATGGCACCAACACAACATATGGATCTACTAATCGATATGGTTCAGGGTATGGCTCGGGGTACGGTTCTGGCATGTACGGTTCAAGCTATGGTTCTGGGTATGGTTCTGGCATGTACGGCTCATCTGGCATGTATGGTTCAGGGTATGGCTCAGGCATGTATGGCTCGGGCTATGGGTCGTATGGCTCTGGAATGTATGGTGGAGGTGGCATGTATGGATCTGGAATGTATGGCGGAGGAGGAATGTATGGAAATAATAATCCCATGATGCAAGGCGGATTTGGAGAAGGTACACAAGCTACATTCCAGTTGATTGAAAGTATAATTGGAGCCGTTGGTGGGTTTGCTCAGATGCTTGAGGCAACGTATATGGCTACACACCTGAGTTTTTTCACCATGGTGAACCTTGCTGAGCAGTTTGGTAACTTGAAAAATGCATTGGGAAGTTTATTAGGAATATTTGCATTGATCAAGTTTGTCAAGAAAATGTTTGCCAAACTCACCGGAGTCGACTACAACAATGGAATGAATATGGGCGAGTTTATGAAGTTtgagaaacaacaaaagaaactcGAAGAACTGGCAAGAAGACAAGCTGGTGGTGGCCAGGCTGGCAAGCAAGGCAAAGGAAGAATGTCGTTGAAGCCATTGCTCTTGTTCCTTGCCGCTTCAATAGGTTTCCCTTATTTATTGAGCAAAGCTATCCAAATGTTGAATGAACAAAATAGAAGGAAACAGTTGGaaatgcaacaacaacagcagcagcaacaacaacaactgcaaatGGAATTACAGAATAATAGAAATCCATTTGATCCACTGAATTTACAGTTTGCCAAGGCATTGTACGAATTTAATCCTGAGAACCctcaaattgaaatagAATTGAAGCCAAACGAACTAGTTGCAATATTGTCTAAGCTCGATCCCATGGGTCAGGAGAGTAAATGGTGGAAAGTTCGTTCGAGATCAGGGGCAATGGGGTACGTTCCATCTAATTACCTTTCTgtaattgaaagaaaaccacaacagcagcagatCCAAAATGGACCTGCTTCCGTGCTGCTGCTGACTTTACAGCAACAACCGCCGTTGAAACAAGCAGAACTGGCGCCTGCGGGTAAAGTCCCTACACAAGGTTTGAAACCAGAAAAGTTACTAGAAGAGTATAAGAACTTTTAA
- the RPN7 gene encoding proteasome regulatory particle subunit (BUSCO:EOG09260Y2Q) has protein sequence MSIESDVPKIPDYKLSESQFLLQHTKLSQDERQKIIGNIVDTIKSEKAAPYYQYLHTVIEDFPYDEGIYKQLVDENEKHIEELKAKIKEAGGEEETELDVATETTKLAEYYTKILDREAANETFKQVLEMAIGTGAKIDHYLTLARLDFFFNDLAQVRKDLDQVASLIEKGGDWERRNRFKAYEGIYFLATRNFAEAAKLLIDSLATFTSTELCSYEQIAHYAIVAGVLSLDRVDLKEKVIDSPEILSIYSTAPSLEPLLNLTNSLYTCQYNCLFEYLLQSYDRLLIPNKYLHAHANYFLREMRCKAYGQLLESYKSLSIKSMAANFNISEEFLDQDLCKFIPNNKLNCVIDKVNGIIETNRPDNKNNQYHLLIKQGDALLTKLQKYGAAVKLSGAERV, from the coding sequence ATGAGCATTGAGTCAGACGTTCCAAAGATTCCAGATTACAAGCTCTCAGAGAGTCAGTTTTTGCTACAACATACAAAATTGAGTCAGGATGAGCGtcaaaaaataattggCAATATTGTTGATACAATCAAGAGTGAAAAAGCAGCACCATACTACCAATACTTACACACAGTGATAGAAGACTTTCCTTATGACGAAGGGATCTACAAACAGCTAGTTgatgaaaacgaaaaacaCATTGAAGAACTCAAGGCCAAAATCAAGGAGGCAGGgggtgaagaagaaacggAGTTGGATGTGGCGACAGAAACCACGAAACTTGCCGAATATTATACCAAGATCCTTGACCGTGAGGCTGCAAACGAGACATTTAAGCAAGTGTTGGAAATGGCTATAGGGACAGGTGCCAAGATTGACCATTACTTAACGCTTGCACGTCTtgactttttcttcaatgatTTAGCACAAGTACGAAAGGATTTGGATCAAGTTGCTAGCTTGATTGAAAAGGGTGGAGACTGGGAACGTCGTAATAGGTTCAAGGCATACGAAGGGATTTACTTTTTGGCCACGAGGAACTTTGCCGAGGCTGCGAAATTGCTTATTGACTCTTTGGCTACATTCACATCGACTGAGTTGTGTTCGTATGAACAAATTGCCCATTATGCCATTGTGGCCGGAGTACTCTCATTGGATCGTGTTGActtgaaagagaaagttATTGACTCGCCAGAGATTTTGTCTATATACTCAACAGCACCTAGTTTGGAACCCTTGTTGAACTTGACCAACTCATTATACACTTGCCAATACAATTGCTTATTTGAGTATCTCTTGCAATCATACGATAGGCTCCTTATACCAAACAAATACTTGCATGCACATGCCAACTATTTCCTTCGAGAAATGAGATGCAAGGCATATGGACAATTGTTGGAGAGTTACAAGTCATTGTCGATAAAGTCAATGGCTGCTAACTTCAACATCAGCGAGGAGTTTTTAGACCAAGATCTCTGCAAGTTTATCCCCAACAACAAGCTCAATTGTGTGATTGATAAGGTGAATGGAATCATCGAGACCAATAGACCAGATAACAAAAATAACCAGTACCACTTGTTGATTAAGCAAGGAGATGCGCTTTTGAccaagttgcaaaaatatGGAGCAGCTGTAAAGTTGAGTGGTGCTGAAAGAGTATAG
- the PDK2 gene encoding [Pyruvate dehydrogenase (acetyl-transferring)] kinase isozyme 2 — protein MVQFGPTPSPGSIFLASKFIVEELPIRLAKKVKDLENAPLGLNQQPSTIKVRDWYAQSFQELTELHKPEINQELKKLLYNGNNGAKLTPTDDQPHIREEIHKIHDSSDDNPALNNIFSDDGIVVRHHHHHHHSNNNTSNSSNNNNNTSSTTIAKTRMPKDGLQAVDNTLNRTSSPTYGQTYFQPCPTNIVWPREVYEYNKLVCEAIEKIKKRHDATVATMAQGVKEWKTQNKTVMVNSQIQTFLDRFYMSRIGIRMLMGQHIALNQAQNSPTKQRISTFINGSQGNTKKPGRSNYVGVICTDCNVGEIAEDAIETAKYICEEYYGLFEAPEIKLITPEQDIQFMYVPGHLIHMLFETLKNSLRATIEFHTPKLKQKYIEEHPDAKYDEIDLNDLEFPPIKVIISEGSEDIAIKISDEGGGIPRSSLPLIWTYLYTTVDETPILDQNYNQTSFKAPMAGFGYGLPISRLYAQYFGGDLKLISMEGYGTDVYLHLNKLSSSNEPLP, from the coding sequence ATGGTGCAGTTTGGACCCACACCATCCCCAGGCTCCATATTTCTAGCATCAAAGTTTATTGTCGAAGAGCTCCCCATACGATTGgccaaaaaagtaaaggaCTTGGAAAACGCACCTTTGGGATTGAACCAACAACCATCCACCATCAAAGTGAGGGACTGGTACGCCCAATCATTCCAGGAATTGACAGAATTGCACAAACCAGAGATTAATcaagagttgaaaaaattactATACAATGGTAACAATGGAGCCAAGTTGACTCCAACAGATGACCAACCACACATTAGAGAAGAAATACACAAGATCCACGACCTGCTGGATGACAACCCTGCTTTAAACAATATATTCAGTGATGACGGAATAGTTGTTCgacatcaccaccaccaccaccatagtaataataatactagtaatagcagcaacaacaacaacaatacatCTTCAACGACTAtagcaaaaacaagaatgcCCAAGGACGGTTTACAAGCAGTTGACAATACACTCAACCGCACATCTTCGCCAACTTATGGCCAAACATATTTCCAACCGTGTCCAACAAACATTGTGTGGCCAAGAGAAGTGTACGAGTACAATAAACTAGTATGTGAAGCTATcgaaaaaatcaaaaaacgTCACGACGCTACAGTAGCAACCATGGCACAAGGTGTTAAGGAATggaaaacacaaaacaaaacagttATGGTCAACTCACAAATTCAAACTTTTTTGGACCGTTTCTATATGTCACGTATTGGTATTCGTATGCTAATGGGACAGCACATTGCATTGAACCAAGCACAAAACTcaccaacaaaacaacGCATATCAACCTTTATCAATGGCTCCCAGGGAAACACAAAGAAACCAGGCCGCTCCAATTATGTTGGTGTTATTTGCACCGACTGCAATGTTGGTGAAATTGCAGAGGACGCAATTGAAACAGCAAAGTACATTTGTGAAGAGTATTATGGTCTCTTTGAAGCTCCAGAAATCAAACTCATAACACCAGAACAAGATATCCAGTTTATGTATGTTCCGGGCCATTTGATCCACATGCTTTTTGAAACATTGAAAAACTCGCTACGTGCCACTATTGAATTCCATACaccaaaattgaaacaaaaatacaTTGAAGAGCACCCAGATGCCAAATACGATGAAATCGACTTGAACGATTTGGAATTCCCACCAATAAAAGTAATTATTTCCGAAGGTTCCGAGGATATCGCTATAAAGATTTCTGATGAAGGTGGCGGAATCCCACGCTCATCGCTCCCATTGATCTGGACGTATTTGTATACAACAGTTGATGAGACACCCATCTTGGACCAAAATTACAACCAAACAAGCTTCAAAGCACCAATGGCTGGATTCGGCTATGGTCTTCCAATCAGTAGACTTTATGCACAATACTTTGGCGGTGACTTGAAATTGATCAGTATGGAAGGGTACGGAACAGATGTGTACTTGCATCTCAACAAGCTAAGCAGCTCAAATGAGCCGCTTCCTTGA
- the MPS1 gene encoding Serine/threonine kinase mps1 (BUSCO:EOG092610LQ) has product MVNGPIRSMGSKESKDIHNTIKRISPNSSNSTKRAFEEDPTTTFLPPSLSSYSIASLNVRNRSLGFFTASLSSTAATAAATGAATGAAIGATGIYEKDLPTSNSENTSIKDKIRAHFSGSNQSTLNTDFASMQPTLQHTRASIDEGENHSSPASNSLLNTSKADNSFSKIKRRRMFGKKLGSPKRATGDEVKPQEKMDLDKIPVMELEMPIDNNVKVESPSDPTIDELVIRRRVEERREKERLEKEKLEKERLEQQRQLEREKEEQQRAELVRMEQHRIELRRLELEEEARERARLHQLREKEFFEQRKKEQQRSDMKLQPSEQMGQGNRFSNNKKDTFLPLKSPFKDKRVPLSDVSPNVFRKPKLPKAVVRHDTRQEAPHAQQRQQHLQQQQQQSAHQEPRSQLEIQPLKDQHKYNAPPTNNTMEEEVNNNAATTTTTTTASERKRTVQINGKYYEKLELLGRGGSSKVYRIKSVADGRQYALKKVTLNQFENMNSFKGEIDLLLKLRHSKRVVKLVDHAVFTSSIYLIMERGDIDLAILFQNRISAKLPLDIHFVKYHIHEMFKCVEDVHNAGIVHSDLKPANFLMVKGVLKIIDFGIANAVPDHTVNIYRESQIGTPNYMAPEALVEANLVGAKNTTWKVGRPSDVWSCGCILYQFIYGKPPYAAYSGTQRVMAIMNPQVKIQYPAMGMGDVKVPTSAIQLMKNCLARDPGDRWTIEQCLSSDFFCPKVVNETVVAKIVHESINFGFNKRVHGEGMSTDDYDAMVDDIIKQIEACNC; this is encoded by the coding sequence ATGGTCAATGGGCCTATCAGATCCATGGGATCtaaagaatcaaaagatATACACAACACGATTAAACGCATATCTCCAAATAGCTCAAACTCCACCAAACGAGCGTTTGAAGAAGACCCGACAACGACGTTTTTACCACCATCACTCAGCTCGTATAGTATAGCCTCGCTAAATGTTAGAAACAGGTCTCTTGGCTTTTTCACTGCCAGTTTGTCCTCAACAGCAGCTACAGCAGCAGCTACAGGAGCAGCTACAGGAGCAGCTATAGGAGCTACAGGGATTTATGAAAAAGATTTACCCACCTCAAACTCTGAAAACACCAGTATCAAAGACAAGATACGTGCACATTTCTCTGGCAGCAATCAATCGACATTAAACACAGACTTTGCTTCGATGCAACCTACATTACAACACACACGTGCATCAATTGATGAAGGAGAAAACCATTCTAGTCCCGCATCCAACTCTTTACTCAATACGAGCAAGGCGGATAACAGTTTTCTGAAAATCAAGAGAAGGCGAATGTTTGGTAAGAAATTGGGATCTCCCAAACGAGCAACAGGAGATGAGGTTAAACCGCAAGAAAAGATGGATTTAGATAAAATACCGGTGATGGAATTGGAGATGCCAATCGACAATAATGTGAAGGTAGAATCACCAAGTGATCCCACAATTGATGAGCTTGTCATTCGTCGACgagttgaagaaagaagagaaaaagaacgcttggaaaaagagaaattggagaaggaaagattggagcaacaacgacaattggagagagaaaaggaagagcaACAGAGAGCAGAGCTCGTTCGCATGGAACAACATCGAATAGAGTTGCGACGATTGGAATTGGAGGAAGAGGCTCGAGAACGTGCAAGATTACATCAGCTAAGGGAGAAAGAATTCTTTGAACAGcgcaaaaaagaacaacaaagatCTGATATGAAATTGCAACCATCTGAACAAATGGGACAGGGAAACCGCTTttcaaataacaaaaaggaTACATTTCTTCCATTAAAATCACCGTTCAAGGATAAACGAGTGCCATTGTCTGATGTATCACCAAATGTGTTTAGAAAACCCAAATTGCCTAAAGCTGTGGTACGGCACGACACACGACAAGAGGCACCCCATGCACAACAAAGACAGCAGCatctacaacaacaacaacaacagtcaGCGCACCAAGAACCACGCTCTCAACTCGAAATCCAACCATTGAAGGATCAACACAAATACAATGCGCCACCAACCAATAACACcatggaagaagaagtcaacaacaatgctgctactactactactactactactgcaTCAGAGAGGAAGCGAACAGTGCAAATAAATGGCAAATACTATGAAAAATTAGAACTACTAGGACGCGGGGGCTCTTCGAAAGTTTACAGAATCAAATCGGTTGCAGATGGTCGACAATATGcattaaaaaaagttaCTTTGaatcaatttgaaaacatgAATAGTTTCAAGGGCGAGATTgacttgttgttgaaattgagaCACTCGAAAAGAGTAGTCAAGCTTGTTGACCATGCAGTGTTTACTTCTTCCATATATCTCATCATGGAACGAGGTGATATTGACCTCGCGATATTGTTTCAGAATAGGATCAGTGCAAAATTACCTTTGGACATCCATTTCGTCAAATACCATATCCACGAAATGTTCAAGTGTGTAGAGGATGTCCACAATGCAGGCATTGTGCACAGTGATTTGAAACCAGCAAATTTCCTCATGGTTAAAGGTGTGTTGAAGATTATAGATTTTGGTATTGCCAATGCTGTCCCCGACCATACCGTGAATATCTACCGCGAATCACAAATAGGAACACCAAACTACATGGCACCCGAGGCTCTTGTCGAGGCAAACTTAGTTGGTGCCAAGAACACGACATGGAAAGTAGGAAGACCTTCTGACGTTTGGTCTTGTGGATGTATATTGTACCAATTCATCTATGGCAAACCTCCGTATGCAGCGTATTCTGGAACTCAAAGAGTGATGGCGATAATGAACCCCCAGGTAAAAATCCAGTACCCAGCAATGGGGATGGGAGATGTCAAAGTACCCACAAGTGCAATCcaattgatgaagaatTGTCTTGCTCGAGATCCAGGAGACAGATGGACAATTGAACAGTGCTTGTCCAGCGATTTCTTTTGTCCCAAGGTTGTTAACGAGACTGTGGTGGCTAAAATAGTACACGAGAGCATTAATTTTGGGTTCAACAAACGTGTTCATGGAGAAGGAATGTCCACGGACGACTACGATGCAATGGTAGACGACATCATCAAACAAATAGAAGCATGTAATTGCTAA
- the ARP2 gene encoding Arp2/3 complex subunit, actin nucleation center (BUSCO:EOG09262MEK), translating to MSTPIVLDQGTGFVKIGRAGTNFPDYTFPSMVGRPILRAEERNILVPDDVEIKDIMCGSEASQVRSLLQINYPMENGIIKNWEDMEHLWDHAFFDKMKINPVGQKILLTEPPMNPLKNREMMCQVMFEKYGFGGVYVAIQAVLALYAQGLSSGVVVDSGDGVTHIVPVYESVVLNHLTRRLDVAGRDVTRHLINLLFRRGYAFNRTADFETVRQIKEKLCYVSYDLAFDAKLATETTTLVESYELPDGRVIKVGSERFEAPECLFQPHLVDVEQPGVGETLFNTIQAADVDVRSSLYKAIVLSGGSSMYPGLPSRLEKELKQLWLTKVLHGDASRLDKFKVRIEDPPRRKHMVFIGGAVLANIMADKDHMWISKQEWEEQGPRVLEKLGPR from the exons atgtCAACTCCAATTG TGCTCGATCAAGGTACAGGATTCGTCAAGATTGGACGAGCAGGTACCAATTTTCCCGACTATACGTTTCCTTCGATGGTTGGACGTCCAATCTTGCGAGCAGAAGAACGTAACATTCTTGTGCCGGATGACGTAGAAATTAAGGACATAATGTGTGGTTCTGAGGCGAGCCAAGTACGATCCCTTTTGCAAATCAACTACCCAATGGAGAATGGTATAATCAAGAATTGGGAAGATATGGAACATTTATGGGATCATGCATTTTTTGACAAGATGAAGATTAACCCTGTGGGTCAAAAGATTTTACTTACAGAACCACCAATGAACCCATtgaaaaatagagaaatgATGTGTCAGGTTATGTTTGAGAAATACGGATTTGGCGGAGTTTATGTTGCGATCCAGGCAGTGCTAGCATTGTATGCGCAAGGTTTGAGCTCAGGAGTTGTGGTTGATTCAGGTGATGGTGTTACGCATATTGTCCCTGTCTATGAATCCGTTGTTTTGAATCACTTGACAAGGAGATTGGACGTTGCAGGAAGAGATGTCACTAGACACTTGATCAACTTATTGTTCCGCCGGGGTTATGCTTTCAACAGAACTGCTGATTTTGAAACTGTGCGTCAAATCAAGGAGAAGTTATGTTATGTTAGTTATGACTTGGCCTTTGACGCCAAGTTGGCTACTGAAACTACAACTTTAGTCGAGTCTTATGAGTTACCAGATGGAAGAGTGATTAAAGTTGGTAGTGAACGTTTTGAAGCACCAGAATGTTTGTTCCAGCCACACTTGGTGGATGTAGAGCAACCCGGTGTTGGTGAGACTTTGTTTAATACAATCCAAGCAGCTGATGTGGACGTCAGGTCCTCATTGTACAAGGCTATTGTCTTGTCTGGTGGTTCTTCAATGTACCCAGGTTTGCCATCGAGATTGGAAAAAGAGTTGAAACAACTATGGTTAACAAAAGTGTTGCATGGGGATGCTTCGAGATTGGACAAGTTTAAGGTAAGAATTGAAGATCCACCAAGGAGGAAGCACATGGTGTTTATCGGAGGTGCTGTTTTGGCCAACATCATGGCAGACAAAGACCACATGTGGATCTCAAAACAGGAATGGGAAGAGCAAGGACCTCgggttttggaaaaattaGGGCCACGTTAA
- the TRM61 gene encoding tRNA (adenine-N(1)-)-methyltransferase catalytic subunit trm61 (BUSCO:EOG09262H50) — protein MSFTGFKTIIEEGDLVLAFINRSTIKPITITKGETLQTKFGHYHHDAMIGVPYGSQISGAKGYGFIHLLNPTPEMWTLSLPHRTQIVYTPDSSYIVQRMNVKPGSRVIEAGTGSASFTHAFARTVAEQGKVFTFEFHEPRYLEAKKELEEHGFQNITITHRDVCKDGFQIKNGDEGSFEEINGDAIFLDLPSPWDAIPHLDSVISKHKRAAICCFSPCFEQVEKTVTALEENGWTSIEMVEVAAKRWEARKEMKRDVHSAINRIRDIQQRKKHGIESLRAGVVPDKMAKVQENGFLSVKKSAKVKEGDAGYEWIDVTKVEPEIKSHTSYLTFAYKLLV, from the coding sequence ATGTCATTTACAGGCTTCAAAACAATTATAGAGGAGGGTGATCTTGTGCTTGCATTCATCAATAGATCAACAATAAAACCCATAACAATCACCAAGGGAGAAACAttgcaaacaaaatttgGGCATTATCACCATGATGCAATGATTGGAGTGCCGTATGGTTCTCAAATCAGCGGCGCAAAGGGGTATGGTTTCATTCATTTACTTAATCCGACACCTGAAATGTGGACTTTATCATTACCGCATAGGACACAAATAGTTTATACTCCTGATTCCTCATACATTGTTCAACGAATGAATGTGAAACCAGGCTCAAGAGTGATTGAAGCAGGAACAGGATCTGCATCGTTCACCCACGCATTTGCAAGGACAGTGGCAGAACAGGGAAAAGTTTTCACCTTTGAGTTTCACGAACCTAGATACCTCGAGGCCAAGAAAGAATTAGAGGAGCACGGCTTCCAAAACATCACTATAACGCATCGCGATGTTTGTAAAGATGGGTTTCAAATAAAGAATGGAGATGAAGGATCTTTTGAAGAGATTAATGGAGATGCTATATTCTTGGACTTGCCCTCGCCGTGGGATGCAATCCCACACCTTGACTCCGTGATTTCCAAACACAAAAGAGCTGCTATATGTTGCTTTTCGCCGTGTTTTGAACAAGTGGAGAAAACAGTAACTGCATTGGAAGAAAATGGGTGGACTAGCATTGAAATGGTTGAAGTTGCCGCGAAAAGATGGGAAGCTAGAAAAGAGATGAAACGAGACGTGCATAGTGCCATTAATAGGATTAGGGACATACAGCAGAGGAAAAAACACGGAATCGAGAGTTTAAGAGCAGGTGTTGTGCCGGACAAGATGGCCAAGGTGCAGGAAAACGGGTTTTTGTCTGTGAAGAAGAGCGCAAAGGTGAAGGAGGGTGATGCTGGGTATGAATGGATAGATGTGACTAAAGTAGAGCCTGAGATCAAGAGTCATACATCTTACTTGACATTTGCATATAAGCTCTTAGTTTAG